A window of the Microbacterium sp. AZCO genome harbors these coding sequences:
- a CDS encoding patatin-like phospholipase family protein: MTGDGDAPVEACDDSADVDEADGDAVDAPAGAGDDAATIGVAISGGGLRATIFSLGAILYLVHSGANRHVRLVTSVSGGSITNALLTLLGDFSQADESEVRTSTRRAARVIAKTGTFFFPSLATWGTQLLILLLFPVVMFLWQLWEGVPIWDALWQAVVYGVGLYVVLMLIYQLGAVILLRRGTQIGLYNRLLATVLSADDAKPKEVARKASECQKLTLGEIAHDSNVRHVFCATELVSGRPFYMSPTRISSPAFGSCDATLKLSEAIYASAAFPGVFPPLRVSTAELGLRGGDEPERPRRLVLADGGVANNLGTDWFDESARPLSLVHDFGEVPSVARKVIINASAPRRVVKIAGWWPMRFFQSLMRIFGVMYENTVTPRLAALKASADDGHVAIVDIAFSTGATARALCGSQNELIKGRAKELARLLGESTLAGYLDKIAVRSSGLRTTLGRIGDTTTIQLLVHGYVSAMVSCHASFGTGMSLPDLAWFEDLVLDGPKAAASTAPHVEPQPAAVPALAPQPVVAAPPAVE, encoded by the coding sequence ATGACCGGGGATGGGGATGCCCCTGTCGAGGCTTGCGACGACAGTGCCGACGTCGATGAGGCCGACGGGGATGCTGTGGACGCGCCCGCGGGCGCAGGTGACGACGCCGCCACGATCGGGGTCGCGATCTCGGGCGGAGGCCTCCGAGCGACGATCTTCTCGCTCGGGGCAATCCTCTACCTCGTTCACTCGGGTGCGAATCGCCACGTTCGGCTGGTCACGTCCGTCTCCGGCGGCTCCATCACCAACGCGCTGCTCACGCTGCTCGGTGACTTCAGCCAGGCGGATGAGAGCGAGGTCCGCACTTCGACCCGCCGAGCGGCTCGGGTCATCGCGAAGACCGGAACGTTCTTCTTCCCCTCACTCGCGACCTGGGGCACGCAGCTGCTGATTCTGCTGCTCTTCCCCGTGGTGATGTTCCTGTGGCAGCTCTGGGAGGGCGTGCCGATCTGGGATGCGCTGTGGCAGGCGGTCGTCTACGGCGTCGGTCTGTACGTCGTCCTGATGCTGATCTATCAGCTCGGCGCCGTCATCCTGCTGCGCCGGGGAACGCAGATCGGTCTTTACAACAGACTCCTCGCGACGGTGCTCAGCGCTGACGATGCGAAGCCGAAGGAGGTCGCTCGCAAAGCCTCCGAGTGTCAGAAGCTCACGCTCGGTGAGATCGCGCACGACTCGAACGTGCGACACGTCTTCTGTGCGACAGAGCTCGTCTCGGGGCGACCCTTCTACATGAGCCCGACCCGGATCTCTTCGCCGGCTTTCGGAAGCTGCGACGCGACGCTCAAGCTGAGCGAGGCGATCTACGCATCGGCAGCCTTCCCGGGGGTGTTCCCCCCGCTGCGGGTGTCGACGGCCGAACTCGGCCTGCGTGGCGGCGACGAGCCCGAACGTCCTCGGCGCCTCGTGCTCGCCGATGGGGGAGTCGCGAACAATCTGGGCACGGATTGGTTCGATGAATCGGCCCGTCCGCTCAGCCTCGTGCACGACTTCGGCGAGGTTCCCTCGGTCGCTCGCAAGGTCATCATCAACGCCTCGGCGCCGCGCCGGGTGGTGAAGATCGCCGGCTGGTGGCCGATGCGCTTCTTCCAGAGCCTCATGCGCATCTTCGGCGTCATGTACGAGAACACGGTGACTCCTCGGCTCGCCGCTCTCAAGGCGAGCGCGGATGACGGCCACGTCGCGATCGTCGACATCGCGTTCTCGACGGGGGCGACGGCGCGCGCCCTGTGCGGATCGCAGAATGAGCTCATCAAAGGGAGGGCGAAAGAGCTGGCACGGCTGCTCGGCGAAAGCACGCTCGCGGGATACCTCGACAAGATCGCGGTTCGTTCGTCGGGATTGCGCACCACGCTGGGACGCATCGGCGACACGACGACGATCCAGCTGCTCGTGCACGGGTATGTCAGCGCGATGGTCTCGTGCCACGCCTCGTTCGGCACCGGGATGTCGCTGCCCGATCTCGCATGGTTCGAAGACCTTGTGCTCGACGGCCCGAAGGCGGCCGCGTCTACCGCGCCTCACGTCGAGCCGCAGCCCGCCGCCGTACCCGCCCTCGCGCCTCAGCCCGTCGTTGCTGCTCCCCCCGCGGTCGAGTAG
- a CDS encoding DUF4287 domain-containing protein — translation MAEHRVTPPPPSDEKPKGPASYFPSIEKNYGRPIQDWLDIAADQLDTQKHMEVVEYLKTEYGLGHGHAQAIVGYTKAQLAG, via the coding sequence ATGGCTGAGCACCGCGTGACCCCGCCCCCGCCCTCGGACGAGAAGCCCAAGGGGCCGGCCTCGTACTTCCCGAGCATCGAGAAGAACTACGGCCGACCCATCCAGGACTGGCTCGACATCGCCGCCGATCAGCTCGACACCCAGAAGCACATGGAGGTCGTCGAGTACCTCAAGACCGAGTACGGCCTGGGGCACGGCCACGCGCAGGCGATCGTGGGGTACACGAAGGCTCAGCTCGCGGGCTGA
- a CDS encoding L,D-transpeptidase, with the protein MRGRRIVVLAVACASVLILGVAIAMFGRAATPAASAPSPSPAATRTPTPTPTPTPTPTPTGYPANTALYDLQALPDTDVFAVNAAMPVDDQPYGAFTGMTAHVRDWAAPVFADPLGQPVARLLSDFVYGGTTVPVVEQQDDWVKVLLTGRQAVPSQGNPAQVAGWLRMQDVELVPLDTMVEVSISARTVDVWRAGVAERVATDFAWGTQSTPTPLGRAFVMLVRPDPSLWYTRGHPIVYLSVQSPTLDGFGGSSVAVTAFHYHDDHSGQISNGCLRMDPDAIEKLAQLPVGTPVFIRA; encoded by the coding sequence ATGAGGGGCCGAAGGATCGTCGTGCTCGCCGTCGCGTGCGCGTCGGTGCTGATCCTCGGCGTCGCGATCGCGATGTTCGGCCGCGCCGCGACGCCCGCCGCATCCGCTCCCTCTCCCTCGCCCGCCGCGACGCGCACGCCGACCCCGACTCCGACGCCCACCCCCACGCCGACCCCGACGGGCTACCCCGCCAACACCGCGTTGTACGACCTGCAGGCGCTTCCCGACACCGACGTCTTCGCGGTCAACGCGGCCATGCCCGTCGACGATCAGCCGTACGGCGCGTTCACCGGCATGACGGCGCACGTGCGCGACTGGGCCGCCCCGGTGTTCGCCGACCCGCTCGGCCAGCCCGTCGCGCGGCTCCTGAGCGACTTCGTCTACGGCGGCACGACGGTGCCGGTCGTCGAGCAGCAGGACGACTGGGTCAAGGTGCTCCTGACCGGTCGTCAGGCGGTCCCGTCGCAGGGGAATCCGGCGCAGGTGGCCGGATGGCTGCGGATGCAGGACGTCGAGCTCGTCCCGCTCGACACGATGGTCGAGGTGAGCATCTCGGCGCGGACCGTCGACGTCTGGCGCGCCGGTGTCGCCGAGCGCGTCGCGACCGACTTCGCGTGGGGAACGCAGTCGACTCCGACCCCTCTGGGTCGTGCGTTCGTCATGCTCGTGCGCCCTGACCCGAGCCTCTGGTACACGCGCGGCCACCCCATCGTCTACCTCTCGGTGCAGTCGCCGACGCTCGACGGGTTCGGCGGCTCCAGCGTCGCGGTCACCGCGTTCCACTATCACGACGACCACTCGGGGCAGATCTCGAACGGATGCCTGCGCATGGATCCCGACGCGATCGAGAAGCTCGCCCAGCTCCCGGTCGGCACGCCCGTGTTCATCCGCGCGTGA
- a CDS encoding DUF2809 domain-containing protein, with translation MRRHARRVWAAVLLALTLGAGLVVHLVLPDSHATDIAGDGLYAVAVYLAVVIVAPRLPAVVVAAIALAWCVGVELFQLTGLPGEWAAIFPPIVLVFGTVFDARDLVVYAVTVALALGLDLAITAGVRGPSRPGTID, from the coding sequence GTGAGGCGTCACGCACGCCGCGTGTGGGCGGCAGTACTCCTCGCGCTGACGCTGGGCGCGGGCCTTGTCGTGCATCTCGTGCTGCCCGACTCCCACGCGACGGACATCGCCGGCGACGGCCTCTACGCCGTCGCCGTGTACCTCGCCGTGGTCATCGTCGCGCCTCGGCTCCCGGCCGTCGTCGTGGCGGCGATCGCCCTCGCGTGGTGCGTCGGCGTCGAGCTCTTCCAGCTCACGGGACTGCCGGGGGAGTGGGCCGCGATCTTCCCGCCGATCGTGCTCGTGTTCGGCACCGTCTTCGACGCGCGGGACCTCGTCGTGTACGCCGTCACGGTCGCGCTCGCCCTCGGGCTCGACCTCGCGATCACTGCGGGCGTCCGAGGTCCCTCGCGCCCGGGCACAATCGACTGA
- a CDS encoding mismatch-specific DNA-glycosylase, whose protein sequence is MGFTRAELESYRDAVIDDLLPEHPLLVFVGINPGLWTAATNTPFAHPGNRFYPALAAAGIIPRVPAFSEGFSDDDRRLLTDRGIGISNLVRRATARADELSRDELREGAARLERDAAHWRARVIAVVGLTAYRQGFARPKATAGRQPESLGGSELWIVPNPSGLNAHDTIASLAEAYAGPARAAGILDS, encoded by the coding sequence ATGGGGTTCACGCGCGCCGAGCTCGAGTCGTATCGGGATGCCGTCATCGACGACCTCCTGCCCGAGCATCCGCTCCTCGTCTTCGTCGGGATCAACCCCGGCCTGTGGACCGCCGCGACCAACACCCCGTTCGCGCACCCCGGCAACCGCTTCTATCCCGCCCTCGCGGCCGCGGGCATCATCCCGCGGGTTCCCGCCTTCTCCGAGGGCTTCAGCGACGACGACCGGCGCCTGCTGACGGATCGGGGCATCGGCATCTCGAACCTCGTGCGCCGGGCCACCGCGCGGGCCGACGAGCTCTCGCGCGACGAGCTGCGCGAGGGGGCGGCGCGATTGGAACGGGATGCTGCGCACTGGCGCGCCCGGGTCATCGCCGTCGTCGGGCTGACGGCGTACCGTCAGGGCTTCGCGCGGCCGAAGGCGACCGCTGGGCGCCAGCCGGAGTCGCTCGGCGGCTCGGAGCTGTGGATCGTGCCCAACCCGAGCGGGCTGAACGCCCACGACACGATCGCGTCCCTCGCCGAGGCCTACGCCGGCCCTGCCCGCGCGGCGGGCATCCTCGACTCCTGA
- a CDS encoding HsmA family protein: protein MLVPAIIVITLALVFYTIGVWAERVQKTLKWWHAAFFALGLACDTIGTLMMTGIASERRAAGVEPGALDVLMAWTGTAAILLMAVHLAWAIVVLVRDRDAEKRRFHRFSIVVWAIWLVPYTLGAVAAMAGPK, encoded by the coding sequence GTGCTCGTCCCCGCCATCATCGTTATCACCCTCGCGCTCGTCTTCTACACGATCGGCGTCTGGGCCGAACGCGTGCAGAAGACCCTGAAGTGGTGGCACGCCGCCTTCTTCGCGCTGGGCCTTGCGTGCGACACGATCGGCACGCTGATGATGACCGGGATCGCCTCGGAGCGCCGCGCGGCGGGTGTCGAGCCCGGGGCGCTCGACGTCCTCATGGCCTGGACGGGGACGGCCGCCATCCTCCTCATGGCCGTGCATCTCGCGTGGGCGATCGTCGTGCTCGTGCGCGATCGCGACGCCGAGAAGCGGAGGTTCCACCGCTTCAGCATCGTCGTGTGGGCGATCTGGCTCGTGCCGTACACGCTGGGCGCCGTCGCCGCGATGGCCGGGCCGAAGTAG
- a CDS encoding aldo/keto reductase: MQQRPLGRTGRSVSAIGLGTWQLGADWGDVSEADARAVLEASASHGVTLFDTADVYGDGRSESIIGGFLRERDGHDIVVATKMGRRLEQTPENYTPENFRAWTDRSRRNLGIDTLDLVQLHCPPTAVIEDDATYEALDALVADGAIAAYGVSVETADQALAAISRPHVTNVQIIFNPFRLKPLDAVLPAAEKAGVAIFARVPLASGLLSGKYTSSTTFAENDHRSYNRHGEAFDRGETFSGVDYQVGLDAVAELAGALPEGVPLPAATLAWIASRPGVTSVIPGARNVRQAQSNPDAAALLDGGFDLAAFDAVIHDVYDRRLREAIHPLW; the protein is encoded by the coding sequence ATGCAGCAGCGTCCCCTCGGTCGAACCGGCCGCTCCGTCTCGGCCATCGGCCTCGGCACCTGGCAGCTCGGCGCCGACTGGGGCGACGTGAGCGAAGCCGATGCTCGCGCCGTGCTCGAGGCATCCGCTTCCCACGGGGTGACCCTCTTCGACACCGCCGACGTCTACGGCGACGGCCGCAGCGAGTCGATCATCGGCGGCTTCCTGCGCGAGCGGGACGGCCACGACATCGTCGTCGCGACGAAGATGGGCCGCCGCCTCGAGCAGACGCCCGAGAACTACACGCCCGAGAACTTCCGCGCGTGGACCGATCGCTCGCGCCGCAACCTCGGCATCGACACGCTCGACCTCGTGCAGCTGCACTGCCCGCCCACGGCGGTCATCGAGGACGACGCCACGTACGAGGCCCTCGACGCGCTCGTCGCCGACGGCGCGATCGCGGCGTACGGCGTCTCCGTCGAGACGGCCGACCAGGCGCTCGCCGCCATCTCGCGGCCTCACGTCACGAACGTGCAGATCATCTTCAACCCGTTCCGGCTCAAGCCGCTCGACGCGGTGCTTCCCGCGGCCGAGAAGGCCGGCGTCGCGATCTTCGCGCGCGTACCGCTCGCGTCGGGCCTGCTGTCGGGAAAGTACACGTCGTCGACGACCTTCGCCGAGAACGACCACCGCAGCTACAACCGGCACGGCGAGGCCTTCGACCGCGGCGAGACGTTCTCGGGCGTCGACTATCAGGTGGGCCTGGATGCTGTCGCCGAGCTCGCCGGCGCGTTGCCGGAGGGCGTCCCGCTGCCCGCCGCGACGCTGGCCTGGATCGCGTCGCGCCCCGGTGTGACGTCGGTGATCCCGGGGGCGCGCAACGTGCGCCAGGCGCAGTCGAACCCGGATGCCGCGGCGCTGCTCGACGGCGGCTTCGACCTCGCCGCCTTCGATGCCGTCATCCACGACGTGTACGACCGCCGCCTGCGCGAGGCCATCCACCCCCTCTGGTGA
- a CDS encoding DUF1294 domain-containing protein, with translation MSTSPRSAERARDLSVPLPAALSWTVLVVFVAALAVAYVVLALPWWLPAAYAVLSVVAFAAYALDKRAARRAAPRTSEQALLTLGLLGGWPGALVAQQVFRHKTRKRTFRRAFWTTVVVNVLALGALVWFFFAR, from the coding sequence ATGTCGACGAGTCCTCGCTCCGCCGAACGTGCGCGTGACCTGTCCGTGCCGCTGCCCGCGGCGCTGAGCTGGACGGTGCTGGTCGTCTTCGTCGCGGCCCTCGCGGTGGCGTACGTCGTGCTCGCGCTGCCGTGGTGGCTGCCGGCGGCTTATGCGGTGCTGAGCGTCGTGGCGTTCGCCGCCTACGCCCTCGACAAGCGCGCCGCCCGGCGCGCAGCGCCTCGCACGTCGGAGCAGGCCCTCCTGACGCTCGGCCTGCTCGGCGGCTGGCCGGGAGCGCTCGTCGCGCAGCAGGTGTTCCGCCACAAGACCCGCAAGCGGACGTTCCGCCGGGCGTTCTGGACCACGGTCGTGGTGAACGTGCTCGCTCTCGGCGCGTTGGTCTGGTTCTTCTTCGCGCGCTGA
- a CDS encoding adenylyl cyclase translates to MIPRPESTRRSRGRRRLVAAITAGAALIAGALMSAPAYAAPPRAVDPTNPDFGPNVTIFSPQTPLAQIRSTLKTLSDQQVDAEMSSARHAVYFLPGQYGTAESPLQFQVGYYTEVAGLGATPGDVTIRGAAEVYNRCLENNGTANCLALVNFWRTLANLTVNIDKSGQDGCRQSANFWAVSQAVSLRRVQFTGPTQLSLMDYCTAGPQYASGGFIADSKLPFTVNGSQQQWLTRNSEVAGWSNAVWNQVFSGVVGAPDDAGFPNPPYTTVATTPISREKPFLYVGADGKYAVRVPAAQTATSGTSWQSDATSGRSIPITDFFIAKPGDSVQEINTNLARGKNLLLTPGVYDIAGTIDIKRNDTVVLGMGHATLTAVGGAVPIQVGDVSGAVVAGVTIDAGTTLSPALLRVGKANGNGHGNKVDAANPVTLSDVYFRVGGPHVGKVTTALEVNSDNVLIDHTWVWRADHGVEGFAGGDTERWNTNTGTTGVIVNGDNVTATGLFVEHFQTYNTLWNGENGRVILYQNELPYDPPTQADWTQPDGTLGYPGYKVADGVKKHELDGGGVYVFNQNNPQIVTANGFTVPQTPGVKLHHIMTVNLSAGTIEHVVNGVGGTADTSVIGQPRYVTDYTG, encoded by the coding sequence ATGATCCCCCGTCCCGAATCCACCCGACGCTCCCGCGGTCGCCGGCGCCTCGTCGCCGCGATCACCGCGGGCGCCGCACTCATCGCCGGAGCGCTCATGTCCGCGCCGGCATATGCCGCACCGCCCCGCGCCGTCGACCCGACCAACCCCGACTTCGGCCCGAACGTCACGATCTTCAGCCCGCAGACGCCCCTCGCCCAGATCCGGTCCACGCTCAAGACACTCTCCGACCAGCAGGTCGACGCCGAGATGTCGTCCGCCCGGCACGCGGTCTACTTCCTCCCCGGTCAGTACGGCACGGCCGAATCGCCGCTGCAGTTCCAGGTCGGGTACTACACCGAGGTCGCCGGCCTCGGCGCGACCCCCGGCGACGTGACGATCCGCGGGGCCGCCGAGGTCTACAACCGCTGCCTCGAGAACAACGGCACCGCGAACTGCCTCGCCCTGGTCAACTTCTGGCGGACGCTCGCCAACCTCACCGTGAACATCGACAAGTCGGGCCAGGACGGCTGCCGCCAGAGCGCCAACTTCTGGGCCGTGTCGCAGGCGGTCTCGCTGCGACGCGTGCAGTTCACGGGCCCCACGCAGCTCTCGCTCATGGACTACTGCACCGCCGGCCCGCAGTATGCGAGCGGCGGCTTCATCGCCGACTCGAAGCTGCCCTTCACCGTCAACGGCTCGCAGCAGCAGTGGCTGACCCGCAACAGCGAGGTCGCCGGCTGGAGCAACGCCGTGTGGAACCAGGTCTTCTCGGGCGTCGTGGGCGCTCCGGACGACGCGGGCTTCCCGAACCCGCCGTACACGACGGTCGCGACGACGCCGATCTCGCGTGAGAAGCCGTTCCTGTACGTGGGCGCCGACGGGAAGTACGCCGTGCGCGTGCCCGCCGCGCAGACCGCCACGAGCGGCACGTCGTGGCAGAGCGACGCGACGTCGGGGCGCAGCATCCCGATCACCGACTTCTTCATCGCGAAGCCGGGCGACTCGGTGCAGGAGATCAACACCAACCTGGCCCGCGGCAAAAACCTGCTGCTCACCCCCGGCGTCTACGACATCGCCGGCACGATCGACATCAAGCGCAACGACACCGTCGTGCTCGGCATGGGTCACGCGACCCTCACCGCCGTCGGCGGGGCCGTGCCGATCCAGGTCGGCGACGTGTCGGGGGCCGTCGTCGCGGGCGTAACGATCGACGCCGGCACGACGCTCTCACCCGCGCTGCTGCGCGTCGGCAAGGCGAACGGCAACGGACACGGCAACAAGGTGGATGCCGCGAACCCGGTGACCCTGAGCGACGTGTACTTCCGCGTCGGCGGACCCCACGTCGGCAAGGTCACGACCGCGCTCGAGGTCAACTCCGACAACGTGCTCATCGACCACACGTGGGTGTGGCGCGCCGACCACGGCGTGGAGGGATTCGCGGGCGGCGACACCGAGCGCTGGAACACGAACACCGGCACGACGGGCGTCATCGTTAATGGTGACAACGTCACCGCGACCGGACTCTTCGTGGAGCACTTCCAGACGTACAACACGCTCTGGAACGGCGAGAACGGGCGCGTCATCCTGTACCAGAACGAGCTGCCCTACGACCCGCCCACCCAGGCGGACTGGACGCAGCCCGACGGCACGCTCGGCTACCCCGGCTACAAGGTGGCCGACGGCGTGAAGAAGCACGAGCTCGACGGCGGCGGGGTGTACGTGTTCAACCAGAACAACCCGCAGATCGTCACGGCGAACGGCTTCACCGTGCCTCAGACGCCGGGCGTGAAGCTGCACCACATCATGACGGTCAACCTCTCGGCCGGCACGATCGAGCACGTCGTCAACGGCGTCGGCGGCACCGCCGACACGTCGGTGATCGGGCAGCCGCGGTACGTCACCGACTACACCGGCTGA
- a CDS encoding MFS transporter: MPGLRPWSMVVGLGLVSLTIDMVADGSASVSGALLQQLGASAVLVGLVSGGAEALALLLRLVTGPWADRTGAYWAFTIVGYALTAVSVPLLAVTPFIGAAGLAVASTLLLVERTGKAIRAPAKTVLLADAAGAVGRGKGFGVHKLLDQIGAFGGPLIVAGVAALTGALWPAFLVLIVPGVIAMIILFWLRAKVPDPSLYAELPAPTPVRGRDAAPPAADTGDAVEPGMPDLPAEPDGRPPAAPDTISPAAFRTFMLFSLFAGLTTFGLLSYGVIAFHLADAALVPTSAVPLVYALGMATAALAAVATGWAYDRWGPAVLFVVPVLTVFVPGLVLGPTLAAVLGGVVVWGAASGVQDSTVKALVADLVPGRRRGAAYGWFAVFQGVGALAGAVVAGALYASVGVLIGLVAALQVVAIVVLVVVLRRRAARSSEDAERRE, translated from the coding sequence ATGCCCGGACTTCGCCCGTGGTCGATGGTCGTGGGCCTCGGGCTCGTGAGTCTCACGATCGACATGGTCGCGGATGGCTCGGCCTCCGTGAGCGGGGCGCTCCTGCAGCAGCTGGGCGCGTCGGCGGTGCTCGTGGGCCTCGTGTCGGGTGGGGCCGAGGCGCTCGCCCTGCTCCTGCGGCTCGTCACCGGTCCGTGGGCCGACCGCACCGGCGCCTATTGGGCCTTCACGATCGTCGGCTACGCGCTGACGGCGGTCTCGGTGCCGCTCCTCGCCGTCACGCCCTTCATCGGGGCGGCGGGTCTCGCCGTCGCGAGCACGCTGCTGCTCGTCGAGCGGACGGGCAAGGCGATCCGCGCTCCCGCCAAGACCGTCCTGCTCGCGGATGCGGCCGGGGCCGTGGGGCGCGGCAAGGGCTTCGGCGTGCACAAGCTGCTCGACCAGATCGGCGCGTTCGGCGGTCCGCTCATCGTCGCCGGCGTGGCGGCGCTCACCGGCGCGCTGTGGCCGGCGTTCCTCGTGCTCATCGTGCCGGGCGTGATCGCCATGATCATCCTGTTCTGGCTGCGCGCGAAGGTGCCCGACCCGAGTCTGTACGCCGAGCTTCCCGCTCCCACGCCGGTGAGGGGGAGGGATGCTGCGCCCCCCGCCGCCGACACGGGCGACGCCGTCGAGCCGGGCATGCCCGATCTCCCTGCGGAGCCGGATGGTCGTCCCCCGGCCGCACCGGACACGATCTCGCCCGCCGCGTTCCGCACGTTCATGCTGTTCTCGCTCTTCGCGGGGCTGACCACGTTCGGGCTTCTGAGCTACGGCGTCATCGCCTTCCACCTCGCCGACGCGGCTCTCGTGCCCACGAGCGCCGTGCCGCTCGTGTACGCGCTCGGCATGGCGACGGCTGCGCTCGCCGCCGTCGCGACGGGGTGGGCGTACGACCGGTGGGGTCCGGCAGTGCTCTTCGTCGTGCCCGTGCTGACGGTCTTCGTCCCCGGTCTCGTGCTCGGTCCGACGCTCGCGGCGGTGCTCGGCGGCGTCGTCGTGTGGGGTGCGGCATCGGGCGTGCAGGACTCCACGGTCAAGGCGCTCGTCGCCGATCTCGTGCCCGGCCGGCGCCGTGGAGCCGCGTACGGCTGGTTCGCGGTCTTCCAGGGCGTCGGCGCTCTCGCGGGCGCCGTCGTGGCGGGAGCGCTGTACGCGTCGGTCGGCGTGCTCATCGGTCTCGTCGCCGCGCTGCAGGTCGTCGCGATCGTCGTGCTCGTCGTGGTGCTGCGGCGCCGTGCGGCGCGGTCGTCCGAGGACGCGGAGCGCCGGGAGTAG
- a CDS encoding glycosyltransferase, with protein sequence MSPSPRVTVVIPCRDDAQFLEACLAALAVQTRPADRVVVVDNASTDASAEVGRRYGADVIEEPLIGIWPAAARGYDEARGSADIIARLDADSRPHPDWIARLVRAFVSDPGLGVLTGGAEFYGASPLVNYLGEHWYIGGGHYWIGKFVGIPLVFGSNFAMRTAVWNRLRDRVDRTNARIHDDLDLTIRLRASDGVRYDADLRMPVSARPLTRQRSLWRRVWRVVPTFAVSWPEGARWKRGVDAAPTAAETWSPVDDDLTPEFGA encoded by the coding sequence GTGTCACCCTCGCCCCGCGTCACGGTCGTCATTCCGTGCCGTGACGACGCGCAGTTCCTCGAGGCGTGCCTCGCCGCGCTCGCGGTGCAGACGCGCCCCGCCGATCGCGTGGTCGTGGTCGACAACGCCAGCACGGATGCCTCCGCCGAGGTCGGCCGCCGGTACGGCGCCGATGTCATCGAGGAGCCGCTGATCGGGATCTGGCCGGCGGCCGCGCGCGGCTACGACGAAGCTCGGGGGTCGGCCGACATCATCGCGCGACTCGACGCGGACTCGCGCCCGCATCCCGACTGGATCGCTCGTCTCGTCAGGGCTTTCGTCTCGGATCCGGGGCTCGGCGTGCTCACGGGGGGAGCCGAGTTCTACGGCGCGAGCCCGCTCGTGAACTACCTCGGCGAGCACTGGTACATCGGCGGCGGCCACTACTGGATCGGCAAGTTCGTCGGCATCCCGCTCGTCTTCGGCTCCAACTTCGCGATGCGCACGGCGGTGTGGAATCGCCTGCGTGATCGGGTCGATCGCACGAACGCAAGAATCCACGACGACCTCGACTTGACGATTCGGCTGCGTGCGTCGGATGGCGTGCGGTACGACGCCGATCTGCGCATGCCGGTCTCGGCGCGTCCGCTCACGAGGCAGCGCAGCCTGTGGCGTCGAGTGTGGCGCGTGGTCCCGACGTTCGCGGTGAGCTGGCCCGAGGGCGCCCGGTGGAAGAGGGGAGTGGATGCCGCTCCCACTGCCGCCGAGACGTGGTCACCCGTCGACGACGACCTCACCCCCGAGTTCGGCGCCTGA